One Rhipicephalus microplus isolate Deutch F79 chromosome 4, USDA_Rmic, whole genome shotgun sequence genomic window carries:
- the LOC119171992 gene encoding uncharacterized protein LOC119171992 isoform X2, translated as MFPVTNMALKMRSLFRLQVVSCSTTAASKEPVKKGQIAKRIPAFVKLEAGKTYSWCACGLSKKQPFCDGAHKGKEHGIGPVRFTVEESKKYLLCRCKQTNNRPFCDLTHVKTFIPEPVRAALKIKL; from the exons ATGTTTCCAGTTACAAACATGGCATTAAAGATGCGAAGTCTTTTTCGACTTCAAGTG GTCAGCTGTAGCACTACTGCAGCATCAAAGGAGCCAGTTAAAAAAGGACAAATTGCGAAAAGGATCCCAGCATTCGTCAAATTGGAAGCGGGCAAAACCTACTCCTGGTGTGCTTGTGGTCTCAGCAAGAAGCAG CCATTCTGCGACGGGGCCCACAAGGGCAAGGAGCATGGTATTGGGCCGGTGCGTTTTACCGTTGAGGAGAGCAAGAAGTATCTCCTCTGCAGATGCAAGCAAACCAACAACAGGCCATTTTGTGACCTGACGCACGTCAAAACTT TTATTCCAGAGCCTGTTCGTGCGGCCTTGAAGATTAAACTTTAG
- the LOC119171992 gene encoding uncharacterized protein LOC119171992 isoform X1, with protein MEARTNGWPEARKVSCSTTAASKEPVKKGQIAKRIPAFVKLEAGKTYSWCACGLSKKQPFCDGAHKGKEHGIGPVRFTVEESKKYLLCRCKQTNNRPFCDLTHVKTFIPEPVRAALKIKL; from the exons atggaagcaagaacgaacggatggccAGAAGCACGGAAG GTCAGCTGTAGCACTACTGCAGCATCAAAGGAGCCAGTTAAAAAAGGACAAATTGCGAAAAGGATCCCAGCATTCGTCAAATTGGAAGCGGGCAAAACCTACTCCTGGTGTGCTTGTGGTCTCAGCAAGAAGCAG CCATTCTGCGACGGGGCCCACAAGGGCAAGGAGCATGGTATTGGGCCGGTGCGTTTTACCGTTGAGGAGAGCAAGAAGTATCTCCTCTGCAGATGCAAGCAAACCAACAACAGGCCATTTTGTGACCTGACGCACGTCAAAACTT TTATTCCAGAGCCTGTTCGTGCGGCCTTGAAGATTAAACTTTAG